One genomic region from Croceicoccus sp. YJ47 encodes:
- the holA gene encoding DNA polymerase III subunit delta — MKAKNSNFGQIAPRAAQAAKIFFFCGPDESGAHAAATRIVTLLGERAGERVEIGGAELRRDPVRLADETRSTSLFGDARHIVVRAQGEEALDALKILTESEAVADGWPVLILASGATDKSRSAKLLEKRDDALVAMFYPPDLRSVTTDVRQMADAAGLRMGSDLAQRIAGSVGLDTRMAGSEIAKLALYLDAAPEAPRTVEAADIDAIGAETEDDNLNPLVDAVLSGDLRRLPDELSRFVQLSLNPVGAVLAMERRASQLSTLSARMGNRPDAAAFVGQQPDVFFRDKPAIADQLARWRGPRLARLCTRLVDLHRQLLKDSAAAELNFRIACTNIARAAFQNRT, encoded by the coding sequence ATGAAGGCGAAGAACAGCAATTTCGGGCAAATCGCCCCGCGGGCGGCGCAGGCGGCGAAAATCTTCTTTTTCTGCGGACCGGACGAATCCGGCGCGCATGCCGCGGCAACCCGGATCGTCACCCTGCTGGGTGAAAGGGCGGGGGAGCGTGTCGAAATCGGCGGCGCCGAATTGCGCCGCGATCCGGTGCGGCTGGCGGATGAGACTCGCTCGACGTCGCTGTTCGGCGATGCGCGGCATATCGTCGTGCGTGCGCAGGGGGAAGAGGCGCTCGACGCGCTGAAAATCCTGACCGAGAGCGAGGCTGTCGCCGATGGCTGGCCCGTCCTGATCCTGGCATCGGGGGCGACGGACAAATCGCGCAGTGCCAAATTGCTGGAAAAGCGGGACGATGCGCTGGTCGCGATGTTCTATCCGCCCGACCTGCGCTCGGTAACGACGGACGTGCGGCAGATGGCCGATGCCGCCGGCCTGCGGATGGGCTCGGACCTGGCGCAGCGGATTGCGGGGTCGGTCGGTCTCGACACGCGCATGGCGGGCTCGGAGATCGCGAAGCTGGCGCTCTATCTCGATGCCGCGCCGGAAGCGCCGCGCACGGTCGAAGCGGCGGACATCGACGCGATCGGCGCGGAAACCGAGGACGATAATCTTAACCCGCTGGTCGATGCGGTGCTGTCGGGCGATCTGCGCCGATTGCCCGATGAGTTGTCGCGCTTCGTGCAGCTTTCGCTGAACCCGGTCGGCGCGGTGCTGGCGATGGAGCGCCGCGCTTCGCAGCTCAGCACCCTGTCGGCGCGCATGGGGAACCGGCCCGACGCCGCGGCGTTCGTCGGGCAGCAACCGGATGTTTTCTTTCGCGACAAGCCCGCGATCGCGGACCAGCTGGCGCGTTGGCGCGGGCCTCGGCTGGCGCGGCTCTGTACGCGGCTGGTCGATCTGCATCGGCAATTGTTGAAAGATAGCGCCGCTGCGGAACTTAATTTCCGGATCGCATGCACAAACATCGCCCGCGCCGCGTTTCAAAATAGAACATAA
- a CDS encoding polysaccharide biosynthesis/export family protein, with protein MNMLHRAAASFLLLCSLAVAGCQKTVSSDAPAGPAAYEAIAVSAAEAYPPSYVLQPGDRIDIRVFREEEFSTQNILVDASGNIALPLVGEVRAAGVSPATLSDQVTQMLGRRYLRDPQVTVTLREAIARTVSVEGDVEQPGVYEIRPNYTLLSAIALAQSPSETAKLDEILIFRDIDGRRAAGRFDLAQIRAGKAADPQVLPGDVIVVGLSRTRQAYQDILRAAPLFNVFTFL; from the coding sequence ATGAATATGCTGCATCGCGCCGCCGCGAGTTTCCTGCTCCTGTGTTCACTGGCGGTCGCGGGGTGTCAGAAAACGGTTTCGAGCGATGCCCCCGCCGGCCCGGCCGCCTACGAGGCGATCGCCGTGTCCGCGGCGGAGGCGTATCCGCCCTCCTACGTGCTGCAGCCCGGTGACCGGATCGACATTCGCGTGTTCCGCGAAGAGGAATTCAGCACGCAGAACATCCTCGTCGATGCGTCCGGCAATATCGCCCTTCCGCTCGTCGGGGAGGTGCGCGCCGCCGGCGTTTCGCCCGCCACGCTGAGCGATCAGGTCACGCAGATGCTCGGTCGCCGCTATTTGCGCGATCCGCAGGTGACCGTGACGCTGCGCGAGGCGATTGCCCGCACGGTGTCGGTCGAAGGCGATGTGGAGCAGCCGGGCGTCTATGAAATCCGGCCGAACTACACGCTCCTGTCCGCGATCGCGCTGGCACAGAGCCCGAGCGAGACGGCCAAGCTCGACGAGATCCTGATCTTCCGCGACATTGACGGGCGCCGCGCCGCGGGCCGGTTCGACCTCGCGCAGATCCGGGCCGGCAAGGCCGCCGATCCGCAGGTCCTGCCCGGCGACGTCATCGTGGTCGGCCTGTCCCGCACACGTCAGGCGTATCAGGATATCCTGCGCGCCGCGCCGCTCTTCAACGTCTTCACATTCCTTTAA
- a CDS encoding polysaccharide biosynthesis tyrosine autokinase produces MATTALPTTDRQYDSMPPSSDERSSLDQSMRYIFALVRRRLWFIVALLAISIAAAVLVTLLQTPSYTATSTVQINDQSESVLGEEMDSDSTANTGWDVDRFLNTQLEILRSRGLALRVGRRLNLFADERFYNAMEVESIGEGATEQQRENLVVALLQGNMRSSLPRQTRIAEITFTSTDPEISAQVANAYAEEFIQANLQRRYDSSSYARNFIEEQLQDARARLESSERELNAYAREAGLIRTRDSSSSGEGGGSTSDGSVTSASLSQLNEAANAARANRAQAEAAWQAEQAQPLLSSPTVLANPTVQSLMTQRSRLQTELAAAQSRYLADHPVVRELKGQLSATETQLTQTANSVRNSLRSDYQAAVAAQNELESQVAGLTGDTLAEQDRSVRYNTLAREADTNRSIYDGLLQRYRELNASAGIAASNLSIIDRAETPQSPSAPNLIHNILIGLVLGLVLAFAVVFLRDQLDDVIRVPEDVSEKIGMPLLGVIPYSEDDNPMEELADPKSAVSEAYNSLRGSLLYATPQGLPKVVLVTSTQTSEGKSTTSYAIARAIAKMGKRALLIDGDMRRPTAHRRYGIANDRGLSDLLTSNAPAQSVVQRAANEEFSVIASGPTPPSPTELLASNRFASILEELSAQYDCMIIDSPPVLGLADAPTMAALADGVIFVVESARSRRGMMKVALRRLQQYHPHILGAVMTKFDPSQAGHGYSAYYGYDYYRYTSDENASPA; encoded by the coding sequence TTGGCTACAACCGCGCTGCCCACGACCGATCGCCAGTATGATTCGATGCCGCCGTCCAGTGACGAGCGTTCCAGCCTCGATCAGAGCATGCGCTATATCTTTGCGCTGGTGCGCCGGCGGCTGTGGTTCATCGTCGCGCTTCTCGCGATCTCGATCGCGGCGGCGGTCCTCGTCACCTTGCTGCAGACGCCGAGCTACACCGCGACCTCCACGGTGCAGATCAACGATCAGAGCGAGAGCGTGCTCGGCGAGGAAATGGACAGCGACAGCACCGCCAATACCGGGTGGGACGTCGACCGTTTCCTGAATACCCAGCTCGAAATCCTGCGCAGCCGCGGTCTTGCGCTTCGGGTCGGACGCCGGCTGAACCTGTTTGCGGACGAGCGTTTCTACAATGCGATGGAAGTCGAGTCGATCGGCGAAGGCGCCACCGAGCAGCAGCGTGAGAACCTCGTCGTCGCCCTGCTTCAGGGGAACATGAGGAGCAGCCTGCCGCGCCAGACGCGGATCGCGGAGATTACCTTCACCAGCACGGATCCCGAAATCTCCGCGCAGGTCGCCAACGCCTATGCCGAGGAATTCATCCAGGCCAACCTGCAGCGGCGCTACGACAGCTCGTCCTATGCGCGCAATTTCATCGAGGAGCAGCTGCAGGATGCCCGCGCCCGGCTCGAAAGTTCGGAGCGCGAGTTGAACGCCTATGCGCGCGAGGCCGGTCTCATCCGCACGCGCGACAGTTCGAGCAGCGGCGAGGGGGGCGGCTCCACCTCGGACGGGTCGGTGACCTCCGCAAGCCTTTCGCAGCTCAACGAGGCGGCCAATGCCGCGCGTGCCAATCGCGCGCAGGCCGAGGCCGCGTGGCAGGCCGAGCAGGCGCAGCCCTTGCTGTCCTCGCCGACGGTGCTCGCCAATCCGACCGTGCAATCGCTCATGACGCAGCGTTCGCGCCTGCAGACCGAGCTTGCCGCAGCGCAGTCGCGCTACCTCGCCGATCACCCGGTGGTGCGCGAGCTGAAAGGGCAGTTGAGCGCGACCGAGACGCAGCTGACGCAGACCGCGAACTCGGTCCGCAACTCGCTCCGCTCCGATTATCAGGCCGCCGTGGCCGCGCAGAACGAACTTGAATCGCAGGTCGCGGGCCTGACCGGCGATACGCTGGCGGAGCAGGACCGTTCGGTGCGGTACAACACGCTCGCGCGGGAGGCGGACACGAACCGCTCGATCTACGACGGGCTGCTGCAGCGTTATCGCGAGCTCAACGCGTCGGCCGGCATCGCGGCGAGCAATCTGTCGATCATCGACCGGGCCGAAACGCCGCAATCGCCGTCCGCGCCCAATCTCATTCACAATATCCTGATCGGGCTCGTGCTCGGTCTGGTGCTGGCGTTCGCGGTGGTCTTCCTGCGCGATCAGCTCGACGACGTGATCCGCGTCCCCGAAGATGTGAGCGAGAAGATCGGGATGCCGCTGCTCGGCGTCATTCCCTATTCCGAAGACGACAATCCGATGGAGGAACTGGCCGATCCCAAATCCGCGGTTTCGGAGGCGTATAACTCGCTTCGCGGGTCGCTGCTCTACGCCACGCCGCAAGGTTTGCCGAAAGTCGTGCTCGTCACCTCGACGCAGACCTCGGAAGGCAAGTCGACGACGAGCTATGCCATCGCCCGCGCGATCGCCAAAATGGGCAAGCGCGCCCTGCTCATCGACGGCGACATGCGCCGCCCGACGGCGCACCGCCGCTATGGCATCGCCAACGACCGCGGCCTGTCCGATCTGCTGACCTCGAATGCGCCGGCCCAATCGGTGGTACAGCGCGCGGCGAACGAGGAATTTTCCGTGATCGCCTCCGGGCCGACACCGCCCAGCCCGACCGAGCTGCTGGCCTCCAATCGCTTCGCCTCGATCCTCGAGGAGCTGTCGGCGCAATATGATTGCATGATCATCGACAGCCCGCCGGTCCTCGGTCTCGCCGATGCGCCGACCATGGCCGCGCTGGCCGATGGGGTCATCTTCGTCGTCGAATCGGCGCGCAGCCGTCGCGGCATGATGAAGGTGGCGCTCCGCCGGCTTCAGCAATATCACCCCCACATCCTCGGCGCGGTGATGACCAAGTTCGATCCCAGCCAGGCAGGCCACGGCTATTCGGCCTATTACGGGTACGATTATTATCGATACACCTCCGACGAAAATGCCAGCCCGGCCTGA
- the leuS gene encoding leucine--tRNA ligase has product MSEERFDPSQADGRWQRAWDDAETFRADSASAKPKSYVLEMFPYPSGRIHIGHVRNYTMGDVLARYKKATGHEVLHPMGWDAFGMPAENAAMEKGVHPGGWTRENISNMKAQLKRLGFALDWTREFATCDPEYYGHEQALFLALYEAGLVYRKESAVNWDPVDMTVLANEQVIDGRGWRSGALVEKRKLSQWFLKITQFADELLDGLGNLDMWPDKVRLMQENWIGKSQGLQFHFKGSNFDEEIEVYSTRPDTIFGASFIAIAAEHPIARALADTSGEAAAFIETCRAGGTTAAELETAEKLGYDTGLRSAHPFTGEELPVYIANFVLMDYGTGAVMGVPGHDSRDFEFATKYGLPIRRVVAASAEEADKPFAGEAEAGEGVIVHSDFLDGMSVADAKAEVIARAQKGTWGEGKTVWRLRDWGVSRQRYWGTPIPFIHCADCGVVPAPLDSLPITLPEDVDFQTPGNPLERHATWKHADCPKCGGKAERETDTLDTFVDSSWYFLRFASQPADRPFDPAEISAWLPVDQYIGGIEHAILHLLYARFWTRALKHIGMIDVAEPFRQLFTQGMVTHETYSRTGPNGQPVYYAPSEISRAAESATLKDDGGTVDIGRVIKMSKSKKNVVDPDEIIAQYGADAVRWFMLSDSPPERDLPWSEAGIEGCGRFVQRLWRLFGQIDDAATGEDKPLARKTHQAIAAVGEDIEALSFNKAVARIYELTNATEKAAPSASRNDAIRALMHLASPMMPHLCEEAWSRSGADGLIADAPWPDVDESLLIEDEVTIAVQIKGKLRDTLTVAKGLPKHELERLALESEKVQRNLDGAEIRKVIVVPDRLVNLVV; this is encoded by the coding sequence ATGAGCGAAGAGCGTTTCGATCCGTCGCAGGCTGACGGGCGCTGGCAGCGCGCGTGGGACGATGCGGAAACCTTCCGCGCCGATTCGGCGAGCGCGAAGCCCAAAAGCTATGTGCTGGAGATGTTTCCCTACCCGTCCGGGCGCATCCATATCGGGCATGTCCGCAATTACACGATGGGCGACGTGCTCGCGCGGTATAAAAAAGCGACGGGGCACGAAGTGCTGCACCCGATGGGCTGGGACGCGTTCGGCATGCCGGCCGAGAACGCCGCCATGGAAAAGGGCGTGCACCCCGGCGGATGGACCCGCGAGAATATCTCCAACATGAAGGCGCAGCTCAAACGGCTGGGCTTCGCGCTCGACTGGACGCGCGAATTCGCCACCTGCGATCCCGAATATTACGGGCATGAGCAGGCGCTGTTCCTCGCGCTTTACGAGGCGGGGCTGGTCTATCGCAAGGAAAGCGCGGTCAACTGGGATCCGGTCGACATGACCGTGCTCGCGAATGAGCAGGTGATCGACGGGCGCGGCTGGCGTTCGGGCGCCTTGGTGGAAAAGCGCAAGCTGTCGCAGTGGTTCTTGAAGATCACGCAATTTGCCGACGAATTGCTCGACGGTCTTGGCAATCTCGACATGTGGCCGGACAAGGTGCGGCTGATGCAGGAGAACTGGATCGGCAAGTCGCAGGGCCTGCAATTCCATTTCAAGGGCAGCAATTTCGACGAGGAGATCGAGGTCTACTCGACCCGGCCCGACACGATCTTCGGCGCCAGCTTCATCGCCATCGCGGCCGAGCATCCGATTGCCCGCGCACTTGCCGACACGTCGGGCGAGGCGGCCGCCTTTATCGAGACGTGCCGCGCCGGCGGCACCACCGCGGCGGAGCTGGAGACGGCGGAGAAGCTGGGATACGATACGGGCCTTCGCTCCGCTCACCCGTTCACGGGTGAGGAATTGCCGGTCTATATCGCCAATTTCGTGTTGATGGATTACGGCACCGGCGCGGTGATGGGCGTGCCCGGCCATGACAGCCGCGACTTCGAATTCGCGACCAAATACGGCCTGCCGATCCGGCGTGTCGTCGCCGCCAGCGCGGAGGAGGCGGACAAGCCTTTCGCCGGGGAGGCCGAGGCGGGCGAGGGCGTCATCGTCCATTCCGATTTCCTCGACGGCATGAGCGTCGCCGATGCCAAGGCAGAGGTGATCGCCCGCGCGCAAAAAGGCACGTGGGGCGAAGGCAAGACCGTGTGGCGCCTGCGCGACTGGGGCGTGAGCCGTCAGCGTTACTGGGGCACGCCGATCCCGTTCATCCATTGCGCGGATTGCGGCGTGGTGCCTGCGCCATTGGACAGCCTGCCGATCACGCTCCCCGAGGATGTCGATTTTCAGACGCCGGGCAATCCGCTCGAACGGCACGCGACGTGGAAGCATGCCGATTGCCCGAAATGCGGCGGCAAGGCGGAGCGGGAGACCGACACGCTCGACACTTTCGTCGATTCCAGCTGGTATTTCCTGCGCTTTGCGAGCCAGCCTGCCGACCGGCCGTTCGATCCGGCGGAAATTTCCGCATGGTTGCCGGTCGATCAGTATATCGGCGGGATCGAGCATGCGATCCTGCACCTGCTCTATGCGCGGTTCTGGACGCGGGCACTGAAACATATCGGCATGATCGACGTCGCCGAACCGTTCCGGCAATTGTTCACGCAAGGCATGGTGACGCACGAGACCTACTCGCGCACCGGTCCCAACGGGCAGCCGGTCTATTACGCGCCGTCGGAAATCAGCCGTGCGGCAGAGAGCGCCACGTTGAAGGACGACGGCGGCACGGTCGACATCGGCCGCGTCATCAAGATGTCGAAGTCGAAGAAGAACGTCGTCGACCCGGACGAGATCATCGCGCAATATGGCGCCGATGCGGTGCGCTGGTTCATGCTCTCCGACAGCCCGCCCGAACGCGACCTGCCGTGGAGCGAGGCGGGCATCGAGGGCTGTGGCCGCTTCGTACAGCGTCTGTGGCGCCTGTTCGGACAGATCGACGATGCCGCCACGGGCGAGGACAAGCCGCTCGCCCGCAAGACGCACCAGGCCATCGCCGCGGTTGGCGAGGATATCGAGGCCTTGTCCTTCAACAAGGCGGTGGCGCGGATTTACGAGCTGACCAATGCGACCGAAAAGGCGGCGCCATCGGCCAGCCGCAACGATGCCATTCGCGCCCTGATGCATCTCGCCAGCCCGATGATGCCCCATCTGTGCGAGGAAGCCTGGTCGCGCAGCGGCGCCGACGGGCTGATCGCCGATGCGCCCTGGCCGGATGTGGACGAGAGCCTGCTGATCGAGGACGAGGTCACCATCGCCGTGCAGATCAAGGGCAAGCTGCGCGATACGCTGACCGTGGCGAAGGGCTTGCCCAAGCACGAGCTGGAGCGGCTCGCGCTCGAAAGCGAGAAGGTGCAGCGCAATCTCGACGGGGCGGAAATCCGCAAGGTGATCGTGGTGCCCGACCGGCTGGTCAATCTGGTCGTATGA
- the lptE gene encoding LPS assembly lipoprotein LptE, whose amino-acid sequence MRAAALLLALAAGSLSGCGLQPVYAGGGNGAVASGLSDIAVAPIEGQSGWLMRDALIERLGAGADRGGAARYRLDVRLDNRLEGLGLLKDDTIGRERRTLRARYRLVDIASGEVVLDTTSGSDAGVDVVSSEYATIAAEQSALENLTQVVADRIVATLALKLRGGRGAATR is encoded by the coding sequence ATGCGCGCGGCGGCTCTTCTCCTCGCGCTGGCGGCGGGCTCGCTGAGCGGATGCGGGTTGCAGCCGGTCTATGCCGGCGGCGGCAACGGGGCGGTCGCGTCCGGCCTGTCCGACATCGCCGTCGCCCCGATCGAGGGGCAATCCGGCTGGCTGATGCGCGACGCCCTGATCGAGCGGCTGGGTGCGGGGGCGGATCGCGGCGGCGCGGCGCGCTATCGGCTCGACGTGCGGCTCGACAACCGGCTCGAAGGGTTGGGGCTGTTGAAGGATGACACCATCGGCCGCGAGCGCCGCACCTTGCGCGCGCGGTACCGGCTGGTCGACATTGCCAGCGGCGAAGTCGTGCTCGACACCACCTCCGGTTCCGACGCGGGCGTCGATGTCGTGTCGAGCGAATATGCCACCATCGCGGCGGAGCAGAGCGCGCTCGAAAACCTGACGCAGGTGGTGGCGGACCGGATCGTGGCGACGCTCGCGCTCAAATTGCGCGGTGGTCGCGGCGCCGCGACCCGGTGA
- a CDS encoding sugar transferase, which produces MMLDSTVQGAELGADGDATKATVSSRRREPMTPARLARIPSLEKRRLQCYLMFVLGDIAAVVFGYMTAGFVYLGSFVSPEAMMQLQLIIPVFLTIGLYNSSYSINALRRPAFSVTRAIGALLVAAAIIAFVAFLTKSGAQFSRAVMGLALAFSIVGILFMRDQIRILATRICGPVAENFLIVYDGGPTIEDENAFYFDAGRFGLRPDLSNPEAIERIGRMFRNMDRVLISCAPDRCGDWALALKCLSVEGEILDDAVRKLGAIGAYSRDQHGVLHVARRPLGVRSQTMKRALDLAIAGPAVVLLSPLLLMIALAIWIEDRGPIFFLQKRMGCANQLFSIYKFRSMRVERTDNDGNRSASKDDDRITRVGRILRRTSLDEVPQLFNVLGGSMSIVGPRPHALGSQAGEKLFWEVDSRYWQRHALKPGLTGLAQVRGFRGATDTEGDLTNRLQSDLQYVDGWSLWRDISIAFATLRVLVHDRAF; this is translated from the coding sequence ATGATGCTCGATTCCACAGTACAGGGCGCCGAGCTTGGCGCGGATGGCGATGCGACCAAGGCGACGGTGTCCAGCCGCAGGCGCGAGCCGATGACGCCGGCACGTCTGGCGCGCATCCCCTCGCTCGAAAAGCGGCGCCTCCAGTGCTACCTGATGTTCGTGCTCGGCGATATTGCCGCGGTCGTGTTCGGTTACATGACGGCGGGGTTCGTCTATCTCGGTTCCTTCGTTTCGCCCGAAGCGATGATGCAGTTGCAACTCATCATCCCGGTTTTCCTCACCATCGGTCTCTATAACAGCAGCTATTCCATCAATGCGCTGCGCCGGCCCGCGTTTTCCGTGACGCGCGCGATCGGGGCGCTGCTGGTTGCGGCGGCGATCATTGCGTTCGTGGCCTTCCTGACCAAATCGGGGGCGCAATTCTCCCGCGCGGTGATGGGGCTTGCGCTCGCCTTCTCGATCGTGGGCATTCTGTTCATGCGTGACCAGATCCGCATTCTGGCGACCAGGATCTGCGGGCCGGTGGCCGAGAATTTCCTGATCGTTTACGATGGCGGGCCGACGATCGAGGATGAAAACGCATTCTATTTCGACGCCGGGCGCTTTGGCCTGCGCCCGGATCTGAGCAATCCGGAGGCGATCGAGCGCATCGGCCGCATGTTCCGCAATATGGACCGCGTGCTGATTTCCTGCGCGCCGGATCGCTGCGGGGATTGGGCCCTCGCGCTCAAATGCCTTTCGGTGGAGGGCGAAATTCTCGATGACGCGGTGCGCAAGCTCGGCGCGATCGGGGCGTATAGCCGCGATCAGCACGGCGTTCTCCATGTCGCCCGGCGCCCGCTCGGCGTGCGATCGCAGACGATGAAGCGCGCCCTCGATCTTGCCATTGCCGGGCCGGCGGTGGTCCTGCTCTCGCCGCTTCTTCTCATGATCGCGCTTGCCATCTGGATCGAGGATCGGGGGCCGATTTTCTTTCTGCAGAAGCGGATGGGCTGCGCCAACCAGCTGTTCTCGATCTACAAGTTCCGCTCGATGCGGGTCGAACGCACGGACAATGACGGCAACCGGTCCGCGTCGAAGGACGACGATCGCATCACGCGCGTGGGTCGCATCCTGCGCCGGACCTCGCTCGACGAGGTGCCGCAGCTTTTCAACGTGCTCGGCGGGAGCATGAGCATCGTCGGCCCGCGTCCACACGCGCTGGGCTCGCAGGCGGGCGAGAAGCTGTTCTGGGAAGTCGATTCGCGTTACTGGCAGCGGCACGCGCTGAAGCCCGGGTTGACCGGGCTGGCGCAGGTTCGTGGTTTTCGCGGTGCAACGGATACCGAGGGCGATTTGACGAATCGCCTGCAATCCGACCTGCAATATGTCGATGGCTGGTCACTTTGGCGCGATATTTCCATTGCCTTCGCGACACTGCGCGTGCTGGTCCACGATCGCGCATTCTGA
- the phbB gene encoding acetoacetyl-CoA reductase, with translation MSKIAVVTGGTRGIGEGISLALREMGCTVVANYAGNDEKAKAFSERTGIKTAKFDVGDHHAVMEGCGQIAEDVGPIDIVVNNAGITRDGVLHKMTWDDWNEVMRINLGGCFNMAKATFPGMRERKWGRIVNIGSVNGQAGQYGQVNYAAAKSGIHGFTKALAQEGAKYGVTVNAIAPGYIDTDMVAAVPEPVLEKIIAKIPVGRLGHADEIARGVAFFCSEDATFVTGSTLSINGGQHMY, from the coding sequence ATGTCGAAAATTGCAGTGGTTACGGGCGGAACACGTGGCATTGGCGAAGGGATCAGCCTCGCCCTGCGCGAGATGGGATGCACGGTTGTCGCCAACTACGCCGGCAATGACGAAAAGGCGAAAGCGTTCAGCGAGCGCACCGGAATCAAGACGGCCAAGTTCGACGTCGGCGATCACCACGCGGTGATGGAAGGTTGCGGCCAGATCGCCGAGGATGTCGGCCCCATCGACATTGTCGTCAACAATGCCGGCATCACCCGCGACGGGGTCCTGCACAAGATGACGTGGGACGACTGGAACGAGGTGATGCGGATCAATCTCGGCGGTTGCTTCAACATGGCGAAGGCCACGTTCCCCGGCATGCGCGAACGCAAATGGGGCCGCATCGTGAATATCGGGTCGGTCAATGGCCAGGCCGGACAATACGGGCAGGTCAACTATGCCGCGGCGAAATCCGGCATTCACGGCTTTACCAAGGCGCTGGCGCAGGAAGGCGCGAAATATGGCGTGACGGTCAACGCCATCGCGCCGGGTTATATCGACACCGACATGGTGGCGGCGGTGCCGGAACCCGTGCTGGAAAAGATCATCGCGAAAATCCCGGTCGGACGGCTGGGCCATGCGGACGAAATCGCGCGCGGCGTCGCGTTCTTCTGTTCCGAGGATGCGACCTTCGTGACCGGCTCCACGCTCAGCATCAATGGCGGGCAACACATGTATTGA
- a CDS encoding DUF3576 domain-containing protein: protein MTGQRPRFSTVSAAIAGLAALSGLSGCGGSERVQTEAAAAQVATIGVNSYLWRASLDTLSFMPLVQADSAGGVIVTDWFSNPENPVERMKMTVSILDTDLRADALRVAASRQVAQGGGWVDAPVQAATVQKLEDIILTRARELRRNAVIG, encoded by the coding sequence ATGACCGGTCAACGCCCCCGCTTTTCCACTGTTTCTGCCGCTATCGCAGGGCTGGCCGCCCTGTCCGGATTGTCCGGGTGCGGCGGGTCCGAACGCGTGCAGACCGAAGCCGCCGCCGCGCAGGTCGCGACCATCGGCGTCAACAGCTATCTGTGGCGCGCCAGCCTCGACACGCTGTCCTTCATGCCGTTGGTGCAGGCCGACAGCGCGGGCGGGGTCATCGTGACCGACTGGTTCAGCAATCCCGAAAATCCGGTAGAACGCATGAAGATGACGGTCAGCATCCTCGACACCGACTTGCGCGCCGATGCGCTGCGCGTCGCGGCCAGCCGGCAGGTCGCGCAGGGCGGCGGATGGGTCGATGCGCCGGTACAGGCCGCCACGGTGCAGAAGCTGGAGGACATCATCCTCACCCGCGCCCGCGAATTGCGCCGCAACGCGGTGATCGGCTGA
- a CDS encoding O-antigen ligase family protein, giving the protein MLIAVAIVFGGGGAPAPLTGLLVQLTAAVEGIVFFLQLPTGKRPPRMAWVLVALTAAIPVLYLIPLPPAIWHMLPGRQSQIDALTLVGLEESWRPVALSPARTLASLLSLLPPAMVLLMVSSLPPEKRVYGGVTIVVIGMISLLVGVAQVAAGSGSDAFRLYAESNSGWLVGFQANRNAQADVLTILLVSWVAFAMGRSPIARRIEGIEPPLRAWFVGIVAFVILVAVAMTGSRAGLAIALLVALILAVTAAARRRSGMSRKTTARSGFSVRGRVMALAGVGVLAIVAAFTSTLGGLSRVADRFDFAGEQRFNIWADSWFAIGQVWPWGGGQGSFVPLLIAVERLEFVDRTR; this is encoded by the coding sequence GTGCTCATTGCCGTGGCTATCGTGTTCGGCGGTGGCGGGGCGCCCGCGCCCCTGACCGGGTTGCTGGTGCAATTGACCGCTGCGGTGGAAGGCATCGTATTCTTCCTGCAGCTTCCCACGGGCAAGAGGCCGCCGCGCATGGCGTGGGTTCTCGTCGCACTGACCGCCGCGATTCCCGTCCTTTATCTCATCCCGCTTCCGCCCGCGATCTGGCACATGCTGCCGGGGCGACAGTCGCAGATCGACGCGCTGACGCTGGTCGGGCTCGAAGAAAGCTGGCGCCCCGTCGCGCTCAGCCCGGCACGGACCCTGGCGTCGCTGCTTTCGCTGCTGCCGCCTGCGATGGTCCTGCTGATGGTGTCGTCGCTGCCGCCCGAAAAGCGTGTGTATGGCGGCGTGACGATCGTCGTCATCGGCATGATCTCGCTGCTTGTCGGTGTGGCGCAGGTCGCCGCGGGTTCCGGATCCGATGCATTTCGCCTCTACGCGGAAAGCAATTCGGGCTGGCTCGTCGGGTTTCAGGCCAATCGTAACGCGCAGGCCGATGTCCTTACCATCCTGCTGGTAAGCTGGGTGGCGTTTGCGATGGGACGTTCGCCGATCGCGCGCCGCATCGAGGGGATCGAACCGCCGCTGCGCGCATGGTTCGTGGGGATTGTCGCGTTCGTCATCCTTGTGGCCGTGGCCATGACCGGGTCGCGCGCAGGGCTCGCCATTGCGCTGCTCGTGGCGCTGATCCTCGCCGTGACCGCGGCGGCCCGGCGGCGTTCCGGAATGTCGCGCAAGACAACGGCACGCAGCGGCTTTTCGGTGCGGGGCCGGGTCATGGCCTTGGCCGGTGTCGGCGTGCTCGCCATCGTGGCCGCGTTCACGAGCACGCTTGGCGGCCTGTCGCGCGTGGCGGACCGGTTCGATTTCGCGGGTGAGCAACGCTTCAACATCTGGGCCGACAGCTGGTTCGCCATCGGGCAGGTCTGGCCATGGGGCGGCGGGCAGGGCAGCTTCGTGCCGCTGCTGATCGCGGTGGAACGGCTGGAGTTCGTGGACCGGACCCGGTAA